In one window of Photorhabdus laumondii subsp. laumondii DNA:
- a CDS encoding DeoR/GlpR family transcriptional regulator has product MKQTQRHDAIVELVRLQGYVSTEELVEHFNVSPQTIRRDLNDLADKNKIQRHHGGAALPSSSVNTAYHDRKIMWSEEKARIAQRVASHIPDGAALFIDIGTTPEAVAHALLNHKGLRIVTNNLNVATLLMTKEDFRLILAGGEIRSRDGGIIGEATLDFISQFRLDYGILGISGIDMDGSLLEFDYHEVRIKRAIIENSRCVMLVTDHSKFGRNAMVNLGNMNLIDHLFTDQLPPPSIHKVIEQHNVQLELC; this is encoded by the coding sequence GTGAAGCAAACTCAACGGCATGATGCAATAGTTGAGCTGGTACGCCTTCAGGGCTACGTCAGTACTGAAGAGTTGGTTGAACACTTTAATGTCAGCCCCCAGACTATCCGCCGTGATTTGAACGACCTGGCAGATAAAAACAAAATACAGCGGCATCACGGCGGTGCCGCGTTGCCATCAAGTTCAGTTAATACTGCTTATCACGATCGCAAAATCATGTGGTCAGAAGAGAAAGCACGTATTGCACAACGTGTTGCTAGCCATATCCCGGATGGCGCAGCACTGTTTATTGATATTGGCACCACACCCGAAGCTGTCGCTCACGCATTGTTAAATCATAAAGGTCTGCGAATTGTCACTAACAACCTCAACGTCGCTACTCTGTTGATGACAAAAGAGGACTTCCGTTTAATCTTGGCGGGAGGGGAGATTCGTTCCCGTGATGGTGGGATTATCGGTGAAGCCACACTGGATTTTATTTCTCAGTTTCGGCTTGATTACGGCATTCTCGGCATCAGTGGCATTGACATGGATGGCTCATTACTGGAATTTGATTACCATGAAGTACGCATTAAACGCGCAATTATCGAAAACTCCCGTTGCGTTATGCTAGTCACTGACCATTCTAAATTTGGCCGCAATGCTATGGTTAATCTGGGTAACATGAATCTCATTGATCACCTCTTTACTGACCAACTTCCCCCGCCAAGCATCCATAAAGTGATTGAGCAACATAACGTGCAGCTTGAACTCTGCTAA
- the glpG gene encoding rhomboid family intramembrane serine protease GlpG: MIRVIAISNPRLAQAFIDYMATHQVHLTMRPSHDGQHVELWLEDDTKLTLVQQELEQFTRDPLNERYQAASWQSGDVNHPLKYHNNLNWQYLSRQAGPLTLTILLLNIVVYLWMQFAGDYQVMSWLAWPNDSQHMELWRWVTHGLLHFSLLHIIFNLMWWWYLGGQTEKHLGTGKLFVIMIVSAVFSGWGQSLFSGSHFGGLSGVVYALIGYVWLTGERAPERGIGVPRGLMAFSLFWLIVGYFDAFGLSIANAAHFSGLIIGLLMALWDNRHTFKNNNRHF; encoded by the coding sequence ATGATCCGCGTAATCGCTATTTCAAACCCGCGTCTAGCGCAAGCCTTTATCGATTATATGGCAACCCATCAGGTCCATCTCACTATGCGCCCCAGTCACGATGGGCAACACGTCGAACTGTGGCTAGAAGATGACACTAAACTTACTCTAGTTCAGCAAGAGTTGGAGCAATTTACTCGCGATCCGCTAAATGAACGTTATCAAGCGGCCAGTTGGCAATCTGGCGATGTGAATCACCCATTGAAGTACCACAATAATCTGAATTGGCAATACTTAAGTCGTCAGGCTGGCCCATTAACCCTTACCATTTTACTCCTAAATATCGTCGTTTATCTCTGGATGCAATTTGCCGGCGATTATCAGGTGATGTCTTGGCTGGCCTGGCCTAACGATAGCCAACATATGGAACTATGGCGTTGGGTCACCCACGGCTTATTGCACTTCTCACTACTGCATATCATCTTTAATCTCATGTGGTGGTGGTATCTTGGCGGACAAACAGAAAAGCACCTCGGTACAGGAAAACTGTTTGTCATTATGATTGTTTCCGCGGTTTTCAGCGGTTGGGGACAATCATTATTCAGTGGTTCTCACTTTGGCGGCCTTTCTGGTGTTGTTTACGCTTTAATTGGTTATGTCTGGCTAACCGGTGAACGTGCGCCCGAACGTGGTATTGGTGTTCCCCGTGGTTTGATGGCTTTTTCGCTCTTCTGGCTAATTGTTGGATACTTCGATGCATTTGGGCTATCGATTGCCAACGCCGCCCATTTCTCCGGTTTAATTATCGGCTTACTGATGGCGTTATGGGATAACCGTCATACATTCAAAAATAATAACCGACATTTTTAG
- the glpE gene encoding thiosulfate sulfurtransferase GlpE has product MEHFQTISPEQAYQHWQNKSAIMVDIRDPQSFRTGHACGAFHLTNDTLNELMLQANFEQPVMVMCYHGHSSQSAAQYLLNIGFETVYSINGGFEAWRRDYPHAVDSLHNPA; this is encoded by the coding sequence ATGGAACATTTTCAGACTATCAGCCCTGAGCAGGCTTATCAACACTGGCAGAATAAATCCGCGATTATGGTGGATATCCGTGATCCACAGAGTTTCCGGACAGGTCATGCATGTGGCGCTTTTCATTTGACTAATGACACGTTGAATGAATTGATGTTACAAGCCAATTTCGAACAACCTGTTATGGTCATGTGTTATCACGGTCATAGCAGCCAGAGTGCCGCTCAGTATTTATTAAACATCGGTTTTGAAACTGTCTACAGCATTAATGGCGGCTTTGAAGCCTGGCGCAGAGACTATCCTCACGCTGTTGACTCCTTACATAATCCGGCATAA
- the nfuA gene encoding Fe-S biogenesis protein NfuA, whose product MINITEAAQTHFAKLLANQEPGTQIRVFVINPGTPTAECGVSYCPPDAVEATDTELKFDQLSAYVDELSAPFLEEAEIDFVTDQLGSQLTLKAPNAKMRKVSDDSPLAERVEYVLQSQINPQLAGHGGRVSLMEITDDGFAILQFGGGCNGCSMVDVTLKEGIEKELLNMFPELKGVKDLTEHQRGEHSYY is encoded by the coding sequence ATGATTAATATTACTGAAGCAGCGCAAACTCATTTTGCCAAATTACTGGCAAACCAAGAACCAGGTACACAAATTCGCGTATTTGTCATCAATCCAGGTACACCTACTGCTGAGTGTGGCGTATCTTACTGCCCGCCTGATGCCGTTGAAGCAACAGATACTGAACTGAAATTTGATCAACTGTCAGCTTACGTCGATGAACTGAGTGCCCCCTTCCTTGAAGAAGCTGAAATTGATTTTGTCACTGATCAGTTAGGCTCTCAGCTAACATTAAAAGCCCCTAACGCCAAAATGCGTAAAGTTTCTGACGATTCCCCACTTGCCGAACGTGTGGAATACGTTTTGCAGTCACAAATTAATCCACAGTTAGCCGGTCACGGTGGCCGCGTCAGTCTGATGGAAATCACTGATGATGGTTTTGCTATCCTTCAATTCGGCGGCGGTTGTAATGGCTGTTCAATGGTTGATGTCACTCTAAAAGAAGGGATTGAAAAAGAGTTACTGAACATGTTCCCGGAACTAAAAGGGGTAAAAGACTTAACTGAACACCAGCGCGGTGAACACTCTTATTACTAA
- the gntX gene encoding DNA utilization protein GntX → MLTMVGYCWLCHQPLWFPHHGVCSFCNKRLKRLANMCPCCALPSELPSLPCGRCLKKPPLWENMIAITDYCPPLSGLIRRYKYHRTPQLASVLARLFLLHWQQGYRDGRWYKPNILLSVPLHRHRRWKRGFDQSVLMAKQLSEWLQCDYQQSFLQRTHATLPQRNLSAARRKINLRKAFQLCGSVTGQHVAILDDVITTGATMTEISRLLIRAGARSVQVWAICRTL, encoded by the coding sequence ATGCTAACAATGGTTGGGTACTGTTGGCTATGCCATCAGCCTCTTTGGTTTCCACATCATGGAGTATGCAGCTTTTGCAACAAGCGGCTGAAACGTTTGGCAAACATGTGCCCGTGCTGTGCTCTACCCTCAGAACTCCCGTCACTGCCTTGTGGGCGCTGCCTCAAAAAACCGCCTCTATGGGAGAATATGATAGCGATTACCGACTATTGCCCACCACTGAGTGGCCTGATCCGTCGCTATAAATATCACCGCACCCCACAACTTGCGTCAGTTCTGGCGCGTCTGTTTCTGCTGCACTGGCAACAGGGCTATCGTGATGGAAGATGGTATAAACCCAACATTCTGCTCAGTGTGCCACTGCATCGACACCGACGATGGAAACGGGGATTTGATCAAAGTGTATTAATGGCAAAGCAGTTATCAGAATGGCTACAATGCGATTACCAGCAAAGCTTTCTACAGCGGACGCATGCTACACTACCACAAAGAAATTTATCGGCAGCACGGCGTAAAATTAATCTCAGGAAAGCATTTCAGCTTTGTGGCTCCGTTACGGGACAACATGTCGCCATACTTGATGATGTGATTACCACCGGTGCGACCATGACCGAGATTTCCCGTTTGTTAATTCGTGCTGGCGCCCGTTCAGTGCAGGTTTGGGCGATCTGTCGAACCTTGTAG
- the tyrS gene encoding tyrosine--tRNA ligase, with the protein MKENIDKLLSNIAIMEPPLGLQDKLALARQENRKLTIKLGFDPTAPDLHLGHAVVLQKLKDFQDEGHRIVVIIGDFTAGIGDPTGRNKLRPPLTPEQINKNSQTYINQLAKVINIENIEIRKNSEWFNNMPFSNVIKLISKITLAQIMHRDDFKTRFESKAPVHLHEIIYPILQGYDSVMIDADIELGGTDQLFNNLVGRTLQEAYEKKGQIVITMPLLEGLDGIEKMSKSKNNYIGLTDNANDMYGKVMSIPDSVIINYLTLATDMEAEKQSAIVSQLELGLNPMKIKKDIAYNIVKRYHDDISAKEATEHFERVVQKRTPEEADHDVLILPKGSYITLLDLCSVALPAISRSELRRLIRSGAVRVDKSKEDDEIKNIEVIPGTLIWIGKRYKFRIGS; encoded by the coding sequence ATGAAAGAGAATATTGATAAGTTGCTTTCAAACATCGCAATTATGGAGCCACCCTTAGGGTTACAGGATAAACTTGCTCTTGCAAGACAAGAAAATAGAAAACTGACAATAAAATTAGGCTTTGATCCGACTGCACCTGATTTGCATTTGGGCCATGCGGTTGTATTACAAAAGCTTAAAGATTTTCAGGATGAAGGGCACCGGATTGTTGTTATCATTGGGGATTTTACGGCTGGAATTGGTGACCCGACCGGGAGAAATAAGCTTCGTCCTCCATTAACACCTGAACAAATTAATAAAAACAGTCAGACTTATATAAATCAGCTTGCAAAAGTTATAAATATCGAAAATATTGAAATAAGGAAAAACTCAGAATGGTTTAACAATATGCCATTCAGTAATGTCATAAAGTTAATCTCTAAAATCACTCTTGCACAAATCATGCACCGAGATGATTTTAAAACCCGATTTGAATCAAAAGCACCAGTCCATTTGCATGAGATTATTTACCCTATTCTCCAAGGATATGACTCAGTTATGATTGATGCTGATATCGAGCTTGGCGGAACAGATCAGTTATTTAATAACTTGGTAGGGAGAACACTTCAAGAAGCCTATGAGAAAAAAGGGCAAATAGTAATAACAATGCCATTATTAGAAGGGCTAGATGGCATTGAAAAAATGAGTAAGTCAAAAAATAATTATATTGGGTTAACTGATAATGCAAATGATATGTATGGCAAAGTAATGTCAATTCCTGACAGTGTCATTATCAATTATTTGACACTTGCTACAGACATGGAGGCAGAAAAACAATCTGCGATAGTCAGTCAACTAGAATTGGGCCTTAACCCAATGAAGATCAAAAAAGATATCGCTTATAATATTGTTAAAAGATATCACGATGACATATCTGCAAAAGAGGCCACTGAGCATTTTGAGCGTGTAGTACAAAAGCGGACACCTGAAGAGGCTGATCATGATGTATTGATTTTACCAAAAGGCTCTTATATAACACTGCTGGATCTTTGTTCAGTAGCCTTGCCAGCGATAAGCCGTTCTGAACTAAGGCGATTAATTCGTTCAGGGGCTGTTCGTGTTGATAAAAGTAAAGAAGATGATGAAATTAAAAATATTGAGGTTATCCCGGGCACGCTTATATGGATAGGTAAACGATATAAATTCCGTATTGGCAGTTGA
- a CDS encoding TylF/MycF/NovP-related O-methyltransferase, which yields MGLPFHNEVHGISIEGREAVFREGDFSGSLQEVKNNIIKYGNISSCTFIKGWFEISLANWSRPIAAIYLDVDLQKSTRDCLKYLYPWLTPGGSLYSQDGHLPLVLDVFEDVNFWLNEIGTLPPIVVGIRKKKLIKITKPDTPSLPLL from the coding sequence ATGGGCCTTCCGTTTCATAATGAAGTTCATGGCATCAGTATTGAAGGAAGGGAAGCGGTGTTTAGGGAAGGTGATTTCTCAGGTTCTCTTCAGGAAGTAAAAAATAATATTATAAAATATGGTAATATCAGTTCCTGTACATTTATTAAAGGGTGGTTTGAAATATCCTTGGCTAATTGGTCACGACCAATAGCTGCAATCTATCTGGATGTCGATCTTCAAAAATCAACTCGCGACTGTCTCAAATATCTATATCCATGGTTGACACCAGGTGGTAGTCTTTATTCACAAGACGGCCACTTACCACTTGTTCTTGATGTTTTTGAGGATGTGAATTTTTGGCTCAATGAAATAGGTACTCTGCCACCTATAGTAGTGGGTATCAGGAAAAAGAAACTAATAAAAATAACAAAACCTGATACACCTTCTCTACCACTACTTTAA
- the bioH gene encoding pimeloyl-ACP methyl ester esterase BioH, whose amino-acid sequence MADLFWQTSDEGSRDLVLLHGWGLNAEVWRSIEMRCAPHFRLHLVDLPGYGRSQKYGPMNLADMADEVWRYAPENALWLGWSLGGLVASRIALDHQDKVAGLITVASSPHFSAESDWPGIKPEVLHDFEHQLSKDFQRTVERFLALQTLGTDSARQDARLLKSVVLAQPMPSVEVLHVGLEILRTEDLRQPLAELAIPFLRIYGYLDGLVPRKIINILDEKWPRSVSAMMRHAAHAPFISHPDEFVGLLTEFASREVLQGR is encoded by the coding sequence ATGGCTGATCTGTTTTGGCAGACTTCTGATGAAGGTTCGCGTGATCTTGTGTTGCTGCACGGATGGGGGCTGAATGCGGAAGTTTGGCGTTCCATTGAAATGCGATGTGCTCCGCATTTTCGTTTGCATCTGGTGGATTTGCCGGGTTATGGCCGTAGCCAGAAATATGGCCCGATGAATCTTGCTGACATGGCGGATGAAGTCTGGCGATATGCGCCTGAAAATGCGCTATGGCTAGGTTGGTCGTTGGGAGGTCTGGTTGCCAGCCGGATAGCGCTTGACCATCAGGATAAAGTTGCCGGATTAATTACCGTGGCTTCTTCACCACATTTCAGCGCAGAAAGTGACTGGCCGGGGATTAAGCCGGAAGTTTTGCACGATTTCGAACATCAGCTTAGTAAAGATTTCCAGCGCACAGTTGAGCGTTTTCTTGCTTTACAGACATTAGGTACTGACAGCGCTCGTCAAGATGCGCGATTACTGAAATCTGTTGTGCTGGCGCAGCCGATGCCTTCTGTTGAAGTGCTGCATGTTGGTTTGGAAATTTTGCGTACCGAAGATTTAAGGCAGCCTTTGGCTGAGCTTGCCATACCGTTCTTGCGGATTTACGGTTATCTGGATGGGTTGGTGCCAAGAAAAATTATCAACATTCTTGATGAAAAATGGCCGCGTTCAGTTTCAGCCATGATGCGCCATGCCGCTCATGCGCCTTTTATTTCTCATCCGGATGAGTTTGTTGGATTGTTGACTGAATTTGCTAGTAGAGAAGTATTGCAAGGTCGATGA
- a CDS encoding type II toxin-antitoxin system RelE/ParE family toxin: MSDFIGSISALKELSKLPVGLKVSMIEAIEELEAAGTDLKEPKVRDIGNGLKELRVSASEGIARGFFFFAVGQQFYVVHILQKKTQKTPKKSLDLANQRMQEVKRSLKNV, from the coding sequence TTGAGTGATTTTATTGGGAGTATATCTGCGCTCAAGGAGCTTTCTAAGCTACCTGTTGGTCTCAAAGTTTCAATGATTGAAGCCATTGAAGAATTGGAAGCTGCTGGAACAGATTTAAAAGAGCCTAAAGTCAGAGACATTGGAAACGGGCTTAAGGAGTTAAGAGTGAGCGCTTCTGAGGGTATTGCAAGGGGATTTTTCTTTTTTGCAGTTGGACAACAGTTTTATGTTGTTCATATACTGCAAAAGAAAACCCAAAAAACGCCGAAGAAATCGCTCGATCTGGCAAACCAACGAATGCAAGAGGTTAAACGGAGTCTTAAAAATGTCTGA
- a CDS encoding helix-turn-helix domain-containing protein → MSDNDYDIIPFSEAKTLLLEDAATLEAYNDIQIRKALMKQLKDARKALHLTQQDVAQKIGTQKQNISRMENGKSVPNLDTLSRYAAALGGRFIFQMPVSQ, encoded by the coding sequence ATGTCTGATAATGATTATGATATTATCCCGTTTTCTGAAGCCAAAACGCTTCTCTTAGAAGATGCCGCGACTCTGGAAGCATATAACGATATCCAGATCCGTAAGGCGTTGATGAAACAGCTGAAAGATGCACGTAAAGCGTTACATCTTACTCAACAAGATGTTGCTCAGAAGATTGGCACTCAGAAGCAAAATATTAGTCGTATGGAAAATGGTAAAAGTGTGCCAAATCTGGATACTTTAAGCCGCTATGCTGCCGCGCTTGGAGGAAGATTTATTTTCCAAATGCCTGTAAGTCAATAG
- a CDS encoding FeoC-like transcriptional regulator: MISLLQVRDAVALNGRADAKLLSHQLSASLSMVEAMLEQLTVMGKLEKLNATACLSGSCKQCPEVQQCDTVVYRIAGGY; the protein is encoded by the coding sequence ATGATTAGCCTATTACAAGTAAGGGATGCCGTCGCTCTGAATGGGCGAGCAGATGCTAAGTTGTTAAGCCACCAGCTTTCTGCTTCATTATCGATGGTAGAAGCGATGCTTGAACAACTCACCGTAATGGGCAAACTGGAAAAGCTCAATGCAACTGCCTGCCTGAGTGGCAGTTGCAAACAGTGCCCGGAAGTACAGCAATGTGACACGGTGGTTTATCGGATCGCTGGGGGATACTGA
- the feoB gene encoding Fe(2+) transporter permease subunit FeoB yields MKALTIGLIGNPNAGKTTLFNQLTGARQRVGNWAGVTVERKVGRFTTADHKIELVDLPGTYSLTTISEQTSLDEQIACHYILSGDADMLINVVDAANLERNLYLTLQLLELGIPCIVALNMLDIADSQHIQIDIAELEQRLGCPVIPMVSTRATGVNELKRAIDHHKQNFGQSLIHYPDCLLQEVETLSGVISDNFHAQQRRWLALQMLEGDIYSLERSGLATSMLIKSKERLQQQQHEEPELVIADARYQSINTLCMAVIDTQKAMPNKLTQAIDRIILNRWLGVPIFLAVMYLMFVLAINIGGALQPIFDSGSVAIFIHGVQWLGHTLSFPEWLTIFLAQGLGGGINTVLPLVPQIGMMYLFLSFLEDSGYMARAAFVMDRLMQVLGLPGKSFVPLIVGFGCNVPSIMGARTLDAPRERLITIMMAPFMSCGARLAIFAVFTAAFFGKNGATIVFSLYILGIVVAILTGLMLKYTIMRGEASPFVMELPVYHIPHLKTLLLQTWQRLKGFVIRAGKVIVIASMFIGALNSFSFSGKTVDSINQSALASVSKIITPVLQPIGVHSDNWQATVGLITGAMAKEVVVGTLNTLYTAENIANEPFNADEFNLFAELKDAVGETWDSLKETFTLSVLTNPIEASKGDGEMDSSSMGTMSAKFGSSISAYSYLIFVLLYVPCVSVMGAIARETSRGWMTFSILWGLNVAYSISALFYQVVTFSQHPQSSLIIILTVVLFNALVFCFLRRARSRVTMKLISNPGNSCHCSSGNCH; encoded by the coding sequence ATGAAAGCACTGACCATTGGCTTAATTGGCAACCCCAATGCCGGCAAAACGACATTATTTAACCAGCTTACTGGCGCTCGCCAACGTGTAGGCAACTGGGCTGGCGTTACGGTAGAACGAAAAGTTGGCCGTTTTACCACTGCGGACCATAAAATTGAGTTAGTTGACCTACCGGGAACTTACTCTCTGACCACGATTTCCGAACAAACATCACTGGATGAGCAGATAGCTTGCCACTACATCCTGAGCGGTGATGCTGACATGCTGATCAACGTCGTAGATGCTGCTAACCTTGAACGAAATCTCTATCTGACGTTACAACTGTTGGAATTAGGCATTCCATGCATCGTTGCACTCAATATGTTGGATATTGCTGACAGTCAGCATATCCAAATTGATATTGCCGAACTGGAACAACGCCTCGGCTGTCCAGTCATTCCAATGGTTTCGACTCGTGCAACTGGAGTGAATGAGCTGAAACGGGCAATTGACCACCATAAGCAGAATTTCGGGCAGTCACTGATTCACTACCCTGATTGCCTGTTGCAAGAAGTTGAGACGTTATCTGGTGTAATTTCAGACAATTTTCATGCTCAACAACGCCGCTGGCTAGCGCTTCAGATGCTTGAAGGGGATATTTACAGCCTGGAACGTTCCGGCCTTGCTACCTCAATGCTGATTAAATCCAAAGAACGTTTGCAACAACAGCAACATGAAGAGCCTGAACTGGTGATTGCCGATGCGCGCTATCAAAGCATCAATACATTGTGCATGGCCGTGATTGATACCCAAAAAGCCATGCCAAACAAACTCACTCAGGCAATTGACAGAATTATCCTCAATCGTTGGTTAGGTGTACCTATTTTCCTGGCGGTTATGTATTTAATGTTCGTGCTGGCAATTAATATCGGTGGTGCGCTACAACCTATCTTTGACAGTGGTTCTGTTGCTATTTTCATTCATGGGGTTCAATGGCTTGGTCATACCTTAAGTTTTCCAGAATGGCTGACGATTTTCCTCGCACAAGGTCTCGGTGGGGGTATCAACACGGTTTTGCCGCTAGTACCACAAATCGGCATGATGTATTTATTCCTCTCTTTTCTTGAGGACTCCGGTTATATGGCGCGGGCTGCGTTTGTCATGGATCGTCTGATGCAAGTTTTAGGACTACCGGGTAAATCGTTTGTCCCGTTGATCGTTGGCTTCGGTTGCAACGTCCCATCCATTATGGGGGCGAGAACGCTAGATGCGCCGCGTGAACGCTTAATCACGATTATGATGGCACCCTTTATGTCTTGCGGTGCACGATTAGCCATCTTTGCCGTATTTACCGCCGCATTCTTTGGCAAAAACGGGGCAACCATTGTTTTTTCCCTTTATATATTGGGCATTGTCGTCGCTATTCTGACTGGCCTGATGTTGAAATACACCATTATGCGTGGCGAAGCTTCACCCTTCGTTATGGAACTCCCGGTTTACCATATTCCACATCTAAAAACCTTGCTTCTGCAAACATGGCAACGTCTGAAAGGTTTTGTTATCCGTGCCGGTAAAGTAATCGTTATCGCCAGTATGTTTATTGGTGCACTCAACAGCTTCTCATTCTCTGGTAAGACAGTGGATAGCATCAACCAATCCGCTCTGGCTTCGGTTAGCAAGATTATTACGCCAGTATTACAGCCAATTGGCGTTCACTCAGATAACTGGCAAGCAACTGTTGGTTTGATAACTGGTGCTATGGCAAAAGAAGTGGTAGTTGGAACATTAAATACTCTGTATACCGCAGAAAACATTGCTAATGAACCGTTTAACGCAGATGAGTTCAACCTGTTTGCTGAGCTGAAAGATGCAGTTGGTGAAACTTGGGATAGTTTGAAAGAGACATTCACTCTGAGCGTGCTGACCAACCCAATCGAAGCCAGTAAAGGTGACGGTGAAATGGATAGTAGCTCTATGGGAACAATGAGTGCCAAATTTGGCTCCTCTATTTCAGCTTACAGTTACCTGATCTTTGTTCTGTTATATGTGCCTTGTGTCTCGGTGATGGGCGCGATCGCTCGTGAAACCAGCCGTGGCTGGATGACATTTTCCATTCTGTGGGGATTGAACGTGGCTTATTCAATTTCAGCCCTGTTCTACCAGGTGGTAACTTTCTCACAGCATCCACAAAGCAGCCTGATCATCATTTTGACCGTCGTTCTATTTAACGCGCTGGTATTCTGCTTCCTGCGGCGGGCACGCAGCCGTGTGACGATGAAGTTAATCAGCAACCCGGGAAATAGTTGCCACTGCTCCAGTGGAAACTGTCACTAG
- the feoA gene encoding ferrous iron transporter A, whose amino-acid sequence MQLLPDHSYKIIGFSPKISPAYRQKLLSLGMLPGSSFHVIRLAPFGDPIQIETRRVSLILRKKDLEFLTLDSVQCNA is encoded by the coding sequence ATGCAACTTCTTCCAGACCATAGTTACAAGATCATTGGTTTTTCGCCGAAGATCAGCCCGGCTTACCGACAAAAATTGCTGTCATTAGGTATGTTACCCGGTTCTTCTTTTCATGTTATCCGCTTAGCGCCTTTTGGTGATCCGATACAAATTGAGACTCGCAGAGTCAGCCTAATTCTGAGAAAAAAAGACTTGGAATTTCTCACATTAGACAGCGTTCAATGCAACGCATAA